ATCAGCGAGAACGGTCTCGCCGGGGAGAAACTTCATGGTCGCCGGGTTGGGTGTGGGCTCGGTCTGGATGAACATGCGGCCAGCTCCGTTACGGTCTTTGCAAAATGCGTTGATCAGCTCTGTTAGATATTCCACTGCATACGTCGGTGATCTGGCGGCCAAGGTCAAGAGGGTAGCCTCCCTCATGTGAGCTTGAGAAGCTGCTCCTCGGTAAGGTTACCGGGCACGATGGTGAGCGGAATGGTCAGTCGCTTAGTTGCCTCGCCGGATAGCCGGCGCACCAGCTCGTTTGAGCCCTGGCCTTCCGGCGCCACGCCGAGCACCAGAATGTTTATCGATGGATCTTTCTCGATCAGCTTGAGTATCTCGTCGGCACAACGGCCCTCGCGCACCTCCAGAATGGGCCGGATACCAACTTGCTCCTGAACCTCACCGGCAAGCTCCTGCAATATCTGCTCGGCCTCCTCGCGGCGCTCCTCGCCCATCAACTTCTCGACCGCTACCCAGTGCTGAAAATCAGCCGGCTCAATGACGTAGAGCATGACCAGACGGCCATCGGTATTGCGCGTGCGCAAGGCCGCGAAGCGCAGCGCCACGCGACAATCCTCGCTACCGTCCACGCAAACCAGGGATTTAACCCGGCCGGCGACATGCTCAGCCACTTCCGCCATCAATCGATCAGCTCTTTCGGAACACCACGCCCGCCAACCATCCTGCCATCAGCGCTACCGCGACCGCAAGCAGGCCGTAAAGCAGGGGCTGCTGGCGCGAAAAGCCGAACATCGTGGCGCCGAAACCCGATTTGGAGACCTGCAGTGCCGCCGTCCGCTTGCTGAGCAGGATGCCATCCTCAAACAGATAGACATCGGCGTGGAACAACCCTGTCGGCACATTGGCCGGAAAAGAGAAGGTGGTGCGGAACAAACGCTTGCCAACATGGCCGATCGGCTCCACGGCGCTGCGCACCAGCCCCTGGCGCTCGAGAATGCGCGGCAGGGCCGCGCGGAAGGCATCAATCTCAGCGCCGCTGCCCTCAAAGGATGGCGACAGATGCACGTTCTCGAAACCTATCCGGTGCTCGGCAAGCAAGGCCGCATCAGCAATCTCGGCCAAGGGCCGGCTGGCGGCAACGGCGTAATAGCCGGGCGCTGCGGCGAAGATGACCTCCTCGCGGTTAAGCCACATGCCCGCCACGCGCGCCTTTCGGCGCACCACCGCGGCCTTTTCCGGCCCGCGCAACACCACCACCACATCGCCGTCGCCGTCACGGGTGCCGAAAAGCAGCACCTCGGCGCCAGTGAAGCCCGAGGTGATGGCTATCTTATGGGAGCTGAGATCGATAACCACTGTCTGCGCCAGCACCGGCGCTGCGGCGAGCGTGGCGCAAAGACCGAGAATGGGTAGTGGCCACCTCATTCAATAACCGGCGCGACGCTGAAGAACTCATCAGGCTCAATCATCAAATCAAGCCCGAGCTTGGCGCAGACCGCAAGCACCAGAAGTGCCAACAGGCCGCGCAGCTGCTCGCCGCGAAGAGCGGCGCCGAGGCGGCTACCGAACTGGGCACCAACCACGGCACCGGCCAGCAGCAACAAGGCCAGAACCATGTCGACGGTCTGGTTGGTGACGGCATGCAGCACTGTCACGATAGCGGTGACGAAAATGATCTGGAACAGAGAGGTGCCGACCGCTACCGAGGTTGGCATGCCCAGCACGTAGATCATTGCCGGAATAAGGAAAAAGCCGCCACCGACGCCCATGATGGCCGCCAATATGCCGACCCCAAACCCGATTGCCACCGGGAGCAGCGCACTGATATAGAGCTTCGACTTGCGGAAGCGCATTTTCAGCGGCAGGCCGTGCAGCCAGTTGTGCTGGTGCAGCTTGCGTCGGGGCGCGCCCTTTTGCCGCCGCCGCATAGTGTTGGCGCTCTCGATGGCCATCAGCAGCCCGACAGTACCGAGAAAGCCTACATAGGCGAGGGAAATGGCGGCATCGATTTGGCCCATCTCCCGCAGCTGGCGGAACAGCCAGACGCCGAATACAGAACCCCCGGCGCCACCGCAGAGCAGCACGGCGCCCATCCTAAAGTCCACATTGCCGCGCCGCCAATGGGCAAGTAGGCCGGAGACGGAGGCTGCCGTGATCTGATTGGCCTCGCTGCCCACGGCAACGGGTGGCGGCACGCCGATGAAGATCAGCAACGGCGTCATGAGAAAACCACCACCGACACCGAACAGTCCTGACAAAACGCCGACCGCAGTCCCCATGCCCAGCAAAAGCAGCATGTTGACCGACATTTCTGCGATCGGTAGATAAATATCCATGTGAACCGGCTTTCAGCATGCCGATTTCTCGTATTATAGGTTATTGCGCCAAGGCATCCTCTGATCAAGCGCTTTCTCGCTAGCAGCCGCACGCGGCAGCTTTAGCGTGACATTACGGCTGCAAGAAGCCTACCAACCGCTTGGCCTCGGCGATGATCGGGGCTGCTAGGGCCTCGGCACGCTCGCCGCCGTCGCGGAGCACCGCATCGACATCGCCAGGCGCCCTCATGAGACGCTTCATCTCTTCGCCGACCGGCGCCAGGACCTCAACCGCCACCTCCGTAAGTTTGGCCTTAAAGTCGGAAAAGCTAGCAGCAGCGTATTCGCCGCAAACATCGGAAACCGAACGATCGGTCAAAGCCGCGTAAATGCCCACGAGGTTTGCCGCTTCGGGGCGCGACACGAGGCCGGCTGGCTCGCCGGGCAGGGGATCAGAATCGGTCCGCGCCTTGCGAATCTTGCAAGCGATTTCATCGGCGCCGTCGGCCATGTTGAGGCGCGAATATTCCGACGCATCCGACTTGCTCATCTTCTTCAACCCGTCGCGCAAGCTCATCACCCGCGCCGCCGCTTCCTGGATTATCGGCTC
This is a stretch of genomic DNA from Alphaproteobacteria bacterium. It encodes these proteins:
- a CDS encoding universal stress protein; this encodes MAEVAEHVAGRVKSLVCVDGSEDCRVALRFAALRTRNTDGRLVMLYVIEPADFQHWVAVEKLMGEERREEAEQILQELAGEVQEQVGIRPILEVREGRCADEILKLIEKDPSINILVLGVAPEGQGSNELVRRLSGEATKRLTIPLTIVPGNLTEEQLLKLT
- a CDS encoding TIGR02186 family protein; amino-acid sequence: MRWPLPILGLCATLAAAPVLAQTVVIDLSSHKIAITSGFTGAEVLLFGTRDGDGDVVVVLRGPEKAAVVRRKARVAGMWLNREEVIFAAAPGYYAVAASRPLAEIADAALLAEHRIGFENVHLSPSFEGSGAEIDAFRAALPRILERQGLVRSAVEPIGHVGKRLFRTTFSFPANVPTGLFHADVYLFEDGILLSKRTAALQVSKSGFGATMFGFSRQQPLLYGLLAVAVALMAGWLAGVVFRKS
- a CDS encoding sulfite exporter TauE/SafE family protein, producing the protein MDIYLPIAEMSVNMLLLLGMGTAVGVLSGLFGVGGGFLMTPLLIFIGVPPPVAVGSEANQITAASVSGLLAHWRRGNVDFRMGAVLLCGGAGGSVFGVWLFRQLREMGQIDAAISLAYVGFLGTVGLLMAIESANTMRRRQKGAPRRKLHQHNWLHGLPLKMRFRKSKLYISALLPVAIGFGVGILAAIMGVGGGFFLIPAMIYVLGMPTSVAVGTSLFQIIFVTAIVTVLHAVTNQTVDMVLALLLLAGAVVGAQFGSRLGAALRGEQLRGLLALLVLAVCAKLGLDLMIEPDEFFSVAPVIE